One genomic window of Sporocytophaga myxococcoides DSM 11118 includes the following:
- a CDS encoding gliding motility-associated C-terminal domain-containing protein, which yields MVRPFILIVIFSCLCLIAQSQTGPAGVGMNDGSSSLKLWLDGGNGTFSDTLAKKNSKPGEKVLFWKDLSGSNNHVMSGSDSTNPKLSTSNPLLNNQSGIRFFRNDGKGNKRNFLVSKSFSKTNDITIYCIFHALTKAGGNNISPVKAINYDTSMWYFGAGLVDGGANGFTNDISLAFCDTSIAAGTGDSTSSTDYCVKAPASLNKTYFAVLQKEAWTGKLRIGHNTNTDSVYQAGTQPINVPSRYYIGSTSNAKANTEPSFFDGYIACVLVYNKILSSAEKIILENYLSAKYNIPLKDNDIYQFDDPNSGNFDFELIGIGKANDGTSQLSARGDGMVELLNISELSKGEFMFIAHNGKTLASANGNLPTGVQFRMEREWICSKTGKSSKVDLIIDPKNISSINFKDIRLIIDTDNDGSFAMEKIGEGVIEVSEVTRDGRYVFRGVELKHGNHFTLGKVNTDSISNNEDYFSPNGDGVSDMYYIPYAGKANIYDRNGKHIKTLTTPAFWDGTNDRGELLTPGLYFLNVNEDVQKTVTLIR from the coding sequence ATGGTTAGGCCCTTCATTTTAATAGTTATATTTTCGTGTCTTTGCTTGATTGCTCAGTCACAAACAGGCCCGGCGGGAGTAGGCATGAATGATGGCAGTTCATCACTAAAATTATGGCTGGATGGGGGGAATGGAACGTTTTCTGATACTTTAGCAAAAAAAAATTCCAAGCCTGGAGAAAAGGTTTTATTCTGGAAAGATCTCAGTGGCAGCAATAACCATGTGATGTCTGGAAGTGATTCAACCAATCCGAAATTATCAACCTCTAATCCACTTTTGAATAATCAGAGTGGCATTCGTTTTTTTAGAAATGATGGCAAAGGAAACAAAAGAAACTTCCTTGTATCTAAATCATTTTCCAAAACCAATGATATCACGATATACTGTATCTTTCATGCATTGACCAAAGCAGGGGGAAATAATATAAGCCCTGTCAAGGCCATAAACTATGATACTAGTATGTGGTATTTCGGAGCGGGCCTTGTTGATGGAGGAGCAAACGGATTTACAAACGACATAAGCCTTGCATTCTGCGACACAAGCATAGCAGCAGGTACTGGTGACTCTACTTCTTCTACTGATTATTGTGTTAAAGCACCGGCATCTCTAAACAAAACATATTTTGCAGTATTACAAAAAGAAGCATGGACTGGGAAACTAAGAATTGGACATAATACCAATACTGATTCTGTTTATCAGGCAGGCACACAACCGATAAATGTTCCATCAAGATATTATATAGGCTCAACCTCCAATGCAAAGGCAAATACTGAACCGTCATTCTTTGATGGCTACATTGCTTGTGTACTGGTGTATAATAAAATACTTAGCAGTGCCGAAAAAATAATACTAGAGAATTACCTCTCAGCAAAATATAACATTCCACTTAAAGATAATGACATTTACCAATTTGATGATCCTAATTCCGGCAACTTCGATTTTGAATTGATAGGAATAGGAAAAGCAAATGATGGTACGTCCCAACTTTCAGCAAGAGGTGATGGTATGGTAGAGCTGCTCAATATTTCAGAATTGAGCAAAGGTGAATTTATGTTTATTGCTCATAATGGAAAAACTTTAGCTTCGGCAAATGGCAATTTACCTACAGGTGTTCAATTCAGAATGGAGCGCGAATGGATATGTTCTAAAACAGGTAAATCATCAAAGGTTGACCTTATTATAGATCCTAAAAATATTTCATCAATCAACTTCAAAGATATAAGACTTATAATAGATACAGACAACGACGGTTCTTTTGCGATGGAAAAAATCGGAGAAGGTGTGATCGAAGTATCAGAGGTAACTCGTGACGGACGCTATGTCTTCAGAGGGGTTGAACTCAAGCATGGAAATCATTTCACATTGGGAAAAGTTAACACTGATTCAATAAGCAATAATGAAGATTACTTTTCTCCTAATGGTGACGGGGTCTCAGATATGTATTATATACCATATGCTGGTAAAGCCAACATCTACGATAGAAATGGGAAACACATCAAAACCCTGACAACACCCGCTTTCTGGGACGGAACCAATGACAGAGGTGAATTATTAACGCCAGGATTATATTTTTTAAATGTTAATGAAGATGTTCAAAAAACTGTGACATTGATCAGATGA
- a CDS encoding family 16 glycosylhydrolase: MKKIVLSVFLLLLFTPILIKAKDYKGAELRTNESYLYGRFEVSMKSAAGSGIVSSLFTFYDSPDFVTNWNEIDIEILGRYNNEAQFNVIEGRHKMHEHRQVLAFNPHEEFHTYTFDWTPEYIAWSVDGQEVHRQTGEHIARMDKPQKIMMNLWISEFYDWTGPWNDSILPRDVQYDYVKYYEYKKDNTFKLKWTDDFNFWNTERWSAASHTFDGNKVDFTSDNIKFKNGKLILSLSKEAAPVMTTETQETSSEGKGQIQEVKQIDDKHLQVTFRGNTYAPYANKKYFKVDGKGAIKTKLHYDLRTLDVYFQEPLNDQTLNKLEYTGPGMKVQDVEIIKK, translated from the coding sequence ATGAAAAAAATAGTTCTATCAGTATTTCTTCTTTTACTATTTACTCCAATTTTAATAAAAGCAAAAGATTATAAAGGAGCAGAATTAAGGACCAATGAATCCTATTTATATGGTCGCTTCGAAGTAAGCATGAAATCTGCAGCTGGAAGTGGTATAGTCAGTTCTCTTTTCACTTTTTATGATAGTCCTGATTTTGTTACCAACTGGAACGAAATAGATATAGAAATACTTGGACGATACAACAATGAAGCACAGTTTAATGTGATAGAAGGCCGGCATAAAATGCATGAACACAGGCAGGTACTGGCCTTTAACCCTCATGAAGAATTTCACACTTATACTTTTGACTGGACTCCTGAATATATCGCTTGGAGCGTAGATGGTCAGGAAGTGCACAGACAGACTGGAGAGCATATTGCCAGGATGGATAAGCCTCAGAAAATAATGATGAATTTATGGATTTCCGAGTTTTATGACTGGACGGGCCCGTGGAATGATTCTATATTGCCAAGGGATGTGCAATACGACTATGTTAAATATTATGAGTATAAGAAAGATAATACCTTTAAACTGAAGTGGACGGACGACTTCAATTTCTGGAATACGGAAAGATGGTCTGCCGCGTCACATACCTTTGATGGTAATAAAGTAGATTTTACCAGTGATAATATAAAGTTCAAAAATGGTAAACTCATCTTAAGTCTCTCCAAGGAAGCAGCTCCTGTAATGACAACTGAAACGCAGGAAACTAGTTCTGAAGGGAAGGGACAAATTCAGGAAGTAAAGCAGATTGATGATAAGCATTTACAAGTCACTTTCCGCGGTAACACTTACGCTCCGTATGCTAATAAAAAATATTTTAAGGTAGATGGAAAAGGGGCGATCAAGACAAAGCTACATTATGACCTTAGGACGCTTGATGTTTATTTTCAAGAACCGTTGAATGATCAAACATTGAATAAGCTGGAATATACGGGGCCCGGAATGAAAGTGCAGGATGTTGAGATTATTAAGAAATAG
- a CDS encoding endo-1,4-beta-xylanase, whose amino-acid sequence MKGKGLLILIFLQGIFTFLQGQTLNYPPSCSITMPHSNAYFKAGTDVEIHVYSTDIGKSANNGTVTKVEFYNGTTLLGEATTHTNYTYKYVWGCVPAGTYTIKAKATNSKGVTFTSVGVVITVGTANVTQRGMSACKGKYLANIIPGAPQVNYNNYWNGVTAENNCKWGPVEGTRDQFNWNGADVCYNHAKNNNMMFRYHALMWASQYPAWFKNITSTTEAREEALEYMTAVAQRFPLSDQVDVINEQLSGHQADNPIFANLLGGTGSTGYDWQIWVFTQARALFPNTKLILNDYGLENNTSAINSMLGLAKALRDRGLIDGFGTQAHCFNVDQTSATQLKSAVDLMATGGVPVFVTELDLNGGVESESNNTQQETSYKTHFPVYWDHPAVAGITIWGYISGATWKTGTGLMSSSGTEKPAFTWLKNYVSGKTSVGYPACATGACTSNGELPKVELTGPANNATFKVGANIALTATASDKDGNITKVEFFNGSTKLGEDATSPYSYDWSSVAEGNYKITAVATDNSGNKVTSAEISITVGNPRTQLITNGEFDQSTSGWEIQNNSSASGTMNVITNGNMSGTNSLKICPATPGTEEWHVQVRQATPLIEGKNYKVSFIAKADAARTMTVSIQHDADPYTTYFSKTVDLTTTSQLYSYEFNATTTDDIAKLKFYIGKNSTCVVIDKVEVSEGNFQLVAEVTASGSSTVCEGSSVVLNANTGTDYTYLWKKDGEAINTATSASYTATQSGSYTVTITASGQSATSDAIEVKVNATPSLPSVTSPVLYCQNASAIALIANGAALKWYAGSSNGTGVGTAPVPVTGVTGTTNYYVSQTVNGCESPRALIAVTVKSLPLASISAVGSTTVVEGNSVVLNANSGTGLSYKWFKDNIQVGTNASYTATSSGSYSVEVSNDAGCKATSTPTAVTVNPNQPSVITINAPVSNENIIGDVVTYDVKAEDPDGTITKVEYYLDGKLVGSSSSSPYVFEYKNASPGNHEVLIKVTDSNGGVTTSSPIKLSVSVTTGVFSGGYKVFTGIVPNPSNESFKITSNMAIKQLRITNIYGAEVEVLNEIPADQTSNVGFDLKGGTYLMTIEYVAGSIEVLKLVKLQ is encoded by the coding sequence ATGAAGGGAAAAGGTTTACTTATTCTTATCTTCCTGCAGGGGATCTTTACGTTTCTTCAGGGGCAAACGCTAAACTATCCTCCATCATGTTCCATCACAATGCCTCATAGCAATGCTTATTTTAAGGCAGGTACTGATGTGGAGATCCACGTTTATTCTACAGATATCGGTAAATCTGCTAATAATGGAACGGTTACAAAAGTTGAATTTTATAATGGTACCACACTTTTAGGAGAAGCTACTACTCATACCAACTATACTTATAAGTATGTCTGGGGATGTGTTCCCGCGGGTACTTATACTATTAAAGCAAAAGCTACAAATAGCAAAGGCGTTACATTTACTTCAGTAGGTGTGGTAATTACCGTAGGTACTGCCAATGTTACACAAAGGGGAATGAGTGCCTGCAAAGGCAAGTACCTGGCTAATATTATACCCGGTGCTCCACAAGTTAACTATAATAATTATTGGAATGGTGTAACAGCTGAGAACAACTGTAAATGGGGCCCTGTAGAAGGAACCCGCGATCAGTTTAACTGGAATGGAGCGGATGTATGTTACAACCATGCTAAGAATAATAACATGATGTTCCGTTATCATGCATTGATGTGGGCAAGCCAGTATCCTGCATGGTTTAAAAATATAACTTCCACTACTGAAGCCAGAGAAGAAGCTCTTGAATACATGACTGCTGTTGCTCAAAGATTCCCGCTATCAGATCAGGTAGATGTGATCAATGAACAATTATCCGGTCATCAGGCAGATAACCCCATCTTTGCAAATTTACTAGGAGGAACAGGAAGCACAGGTTATGACTGGCAGATTTGGGTATTTACTCAGGCACGTGCCTTATTCCCAAATACAAAGCTGATTCTTAATGATTATGGCCTTGAAAACAATACCTCTGCAATTAACAGTATGTTAGGGTTGGCGAAAGCTCTTCGCGACAGAGGTCTGATAGATGGTTTCGGAACGCAGGCGCATTGTTTTAATGTAGATCAGACAAGTGCAACTCAGTTAAAGTCAGCAGTAGATTTGATGGCAACCGGTGGTGTGCCTGTTTTTGTAACAGAGCTTGATTTAAATGGTGGTGTTGAATCTGAAAGTAATAATACTCAACAGGAAACTAGTTATAAAACGCACTTCCCTGTATACTGGGATCACCCTGCGGTCGCAGGTATCACCATTTGGGGATATATCAGTGGTGCAACCTGGAAAACGGGAACAGGCCTCATGAGCAGCTCAGGAACTGAAAAGCCTGCTTTTACATGGCTTAAGAATTATGTTTCCGGTAAAACAAGCGTTGGTTATCCGGCTTGTGCAACAGGAGCATGTACTAGTAACGGTGAATTGCCCAAAGTCGAACTAACAGGTCCTGCCAACAATGCTACTTTTAAAGTAGGAGCAAATATTGCACTAACGGCGACAGCAAGTGATAAAGACGGAAACATTACCAAAGTTGAGTTTTTTAACGGCTCCACCAAGTTGGGAGAGGATGCTACAAGCCCTTATTCCTATGACTGGAGCAGTGTTGCAGAGGGTAACTATAAAATCACTGCCGTAGCTACTGATAATTCCGGAAATAAAGTCACTTCTGCTGAAATATCAATAACTGTTGGAAATCCTAGGACTCAACTAATTACCAATGGAGAGTTTGATCAGAGTACTAGTGGTTGGGAAATTCAGAATAACAGCAGCGCTAGTGGTACGATGAATGTTATTACGAATGGAAATATGTCCGGAACCAATTCATTGAAGATATGTCCTGCTACTCCTGGTACAGAAGAATGGCATGTTCAGGTGAGACAAGCAACTCCTTTAATTGAAGGGAAAAATTATAAAGTGAGCTTTATAGCTAAAGCTGATGCTGCAAGGACTATGACTGTAAGTATACAACATGACGCCGATCCTTATACTACATATTTCAGTAAAACTGTTGATCTGACAACCACATCTCAATTGTACTCATACGAGTTTAATGCCACTACAACGGATGACATTGCCAAACTGAAATTTTATATAGGTAAAAATTCTACATGTGTTGTAATCGATAAGGTGGAAGTAAGCGAAGGTAATTTTCAATTAGTGGCAGAAGTTACAGCTTCCGGAAGCAGCACAGTTTGTGAAGGATCTTCTGTGGTGTTGAATGCAAATACTGGAACAGACTATACTTATCTTTGGAAAAAAGATGGTGAAGCAATTAACACAGCGACATCTGCTTCATATACAGCTACACAATCAGGAAGCTATACAGTAACAATTACTGCAAGCGGTCAGTCAGCTACTTCAGATGCTATTGAAGTTAAGGTGAATGCAACACCTTCATTGCCAAGTGTAACATCTCCAGTATTATATTGCCAGAACGCCAGTGCAATAGCACTTATAGCAAATGGCGCAGCTTTAAAGTGGTATGCCGGATCTTCAAACGGAACGGGAGTTGGGACTGCTCCTGTTCCTGTCACCGGTGTAACGGGAACAACAAATTATTATGTGTCTCAGACTGTAAATGGATGTGAAAGCCCCAGAGCTCTTATTGCAGTGACGGTAAAGTCATTACCTCTTGCATCAATATCAGCTGTTGGGTCAACAACAGTCGTGGAAGGAAATAGTGTAGTGCTGAACGCTAATTCAGGCACAGGCTTAAGTTATAAGTGGTTTAAAGATAATATTCAGGTAGGAACAAATGCTTCCTATACTGCAACTTCATCCGGAAGTTATTCAGTAGAAGTCTCTAATGACGCAGGATGCAAAGCGACTTCTACTCCTACTGCTGTTACAGTTAACCCTAATCAACCTTCTGTAATCACAATTAACGCTCCTGTGTCTAATGAAAATATCATTGGCGATGTCGTCACCTACGATGTAAAAGCAGAGGATCCTGACGGTACGATTACCAAGGTAGAGTATTATCTGGATGGTAAACTGGTGGGTTCATCATCATCTTCACCATACGTATTTGAATATAAGAATGCCAGCCCGGGTAATCATGAAGTATTGATAAAAGTGACGGATAGCAATGGTGGGGTAACAACTTCAAGCCCTATAAAGCTGAGTGTGAGTGTTACTACAGGTGTGTTCTCAGGAGGCTATAAAGTCTTTACTGGAATCGTTCCGAATCCATCGAATGAGTCGTTTAAGATTACTTCTAATATGGCCATAAAGCAGTTAAGGATTACAAATATTTATGGTGCAGAAGTAGAAGTATTGAATGAGATACCTGCGGATCAGACAAGCAATGTTGGGTTTGACCTGAAAGGCGGTACATATCTTATGACAATTGAGTATGTTGCCGGAAGTATTGAAGTTTTAAAACTTGTGAAGCTTCAATAA
- a CDS encoding leucine-rich repeat domain-containing protein: MSRIFKNLLKLIGITLTLILSENKAYCQTFTLPDTNFRNVLLSRYPGVMTGDKLNIPAANNFFFDLIITNANISDLTGIENFKSVFKIDASMNKIKTVPNLSAITNLQYLFLNYNQLTNANFVVNNTNILQIQLFYNNLTSFPEMPGATKLQKLFLSGNQLSWISGLQYLTALENLQFGVNRFDSLPDFSKNPKLNELHCDRNRLKDLNGVEKLPGLKIIYCWGNQITDLSNLNNNTTLEELYAEDNLLTSLPNFSNKTSLRKLSVINNKLTFEDLLPLTQLTGLSNFDYAPQDSIGENVERTVRLLEPINFSVQEDAGISGNQYAWYKNNNLIGSETLSGFNISKAKPSDAGNYRAEITNPALPSLTLQHRTWRINVDNSCMDINSYGYKILSQDCKEGTGFKVEVSTEGSQPPITYSLNIAGTSDTIQSASGIFTNIPAGNYMLRLKDQRGCRILLDTQLTIYRASDCDPVISPLEGGQQSSYFIDKPGVARILDMNGNVIREFLAPATWDGTGSGGEMVTTGYYVITIDNKKLTNITVVR; encoded by the coding sequence ATGAGCAGAATTTTTAAAAATCTTTTAAAGCTAATAGGCATAACTTTGACTCTGATACTTTCAGAGAATAAAGCCTATTGTCAGACTTTTACTCTGCCTGATACTAATTTTCGGAATGTATTGTTGTCTAGGTATCCTGGTGTGATGACAGGAGACAAGCTGAATATTCCCGCTGCAAATAATTTCTTCTTTGATCTGATTATTACCAATGCGAACATCTCTGATCTTACAGGCATAGAGAATTTTAAATCTGTGTTTAAGATTGATGCTTCCATGAATAAGATAAAGACAGTACCAAACCTTTCAGCGATCACCAATCTGCAATATCTGTTCCTGAACTACAATCAATTGACCAATGCCAATTTTGTAGTAAATAATACCAACATATTACAGATTCAGCTGTTTTATAACAATCTTACATCTTTCCCGGAAATGCCGGGAGCTACAAAACTTCAGAAACTTTTTCTGTCAGGAAATCAGCTCTCGTGGATTTCAGGTCTTCAATATCTTACAGCACTTGAAAATCTTCAGTTTGGAGTGAACAGGTTTGACAGTCTTCCGGATTTTTCGAAGAATCCTAAATTGAATGAGTTGCATTGTGATCGTAATAGACTTAAGGATCTTAATGGTGTTGAAAAGTTACCAGGCTTGAAGATTATTTATTGCTGGGGAAATCAAATTACAGATCTTTCCAATTTAAACAACAATACTACTCTTGAAGAACTGTATGCAGAGGACAATTTGCTGACCTCCCTTCCAAACTTTTCTAATAAAACATCTTTGAGAAAGCTATCTGTTATTAATAACAAATTGACATTCGAAGATCTGTTACCACTAACTCAATTAACAGGATTATCGAATTTTGATTATGCTCCTCAGGATTCTATTGGTGAAAATGTGGAAAGGACAGTTAGGCTTCTTGAGCCAATAAATTTTTCTGTGCAAGAAGATGCAGGGATAAGTGGTAATCAATATGCATGGTATAAGAATAATAATTTGATAGGTTCTGAGACTTTGTCTGGATTTAATATCAGCAAAGCAAAACCTTCAGATGCCGGTAACTATAGGGCAGAAATTACCAACCCAGCATTACCATCATTAACTCTTCAGCACAGAACATGGAGAATTAATGTTGACAATTCCTGTATGGACATAAATTCATATGGATATAAAATTTTAAGTCAGGACTGCAAAGAAGGTACGGGCTTTAAAGTTGAAGTATCAACAGAAGGCTCACAACCACCTATTACATACTCTTTGAATATTGCCGGGACAAGCGATACAATTCAGAGTGCTTCTGGTATTTTTACAAATATTCCTGCTGGTAATTACATGCTCCGTCTGAAAGATCAGAGGGGTTGCAGGATATTACTCGATACCCAGCTTACCATTTACAGAGCATCTGATTGCGATCCGGTAATATCTCCACTTGAAGGAGGGCAACAAAGTTCATATTTTATCGATAAACCAGGGGTTGCGAGAATACTCGATATGAATGGAAATGTCATCCGAGAGTTCCTTGCTCCTGCAACTTGGGATGGCACTGGTTCCGGAGGTGAGATGGTAACAACCGGATATTATGTTATAACAATAGACAATAAGAAACTTACCAATATAACGGTTGTTCGTTAA
- a CDS encoding gliding motility-associated C-terminal domain-containing protein produces the protein MSTEQEKYHLIDRYLRGELAGEELEDFTKNLSDDPGLAEDVAFQSEVNELISVNAYHELRNQMSSDIANIDKGSSSKGFNRTISVILIAGLLSIAGGYFLLKDNDKESSGLSKNDNQELVNTDNIPSLKLTEAENNATAFEQDQSASRVTNPKKSSKNINDDNGVEIQDNAESLSRVSADTFVLPYQPTTINETNKEVKEPVSTISDKSELNADPCAKAVIKARWTISEACQARNDGKIEIDENLIQGGEEPYRIDLYSGSQKVDPSDLDHLYSGNYTLKITDVNGCLGKWNVKLLEKNCQPTGVSFSPTQGETWAFNGNDRNSYYLSIYNQAGQLIFKSSLLSGIYEWSGISNAGSMVETGFYVYVVEYTNGKKENGQITVIR, from the coding sequence TTGAGCACTGAACAGGAAAAATATCATTTGATAGATCGCTATCTGCGTGGGGAACTTGCCGGGGAAGAGCTTGAAGATTTTACCAAAAATCTCTCTGATGATCCGGGTCTTGCCGAAGATGTTGCTTTTCAGAGTGAAGTAAATGAACTGATATCTGTGAATGCATACCACGAGCTTCGGAATCAGATGTCTTCAGATATTGCCAATATTGATAAAGGTAGCAGCAGTAAAGGTTTTAATAGAACCATTAGTGTAATATTGATTGCTGGTTTGTTATCTATTGCGGGAGGTTATTTTCTGCTGAAAGACAATGATAAAGAGAGTTCTGGATTGTCAAAAAATGATAATCAGGAATTGGTTAATACTGACAATATCCCTTCTCTGAAACTGACTGAGGCGGAGAACAATGCTACTGCATTTGAACAAGATCAATCGGCATCTAGAGTTACCAATCCAAAGAAATCTTCAAAAAATATCAATGATGATAATGGTGTTGAAATACAAGATAATGCAGAGTCATTAAGCAGAGTTTCCGCGGATACTTTCGTATTACCTTATCAACCTACCACCATTAATGAGACCAACAAGGAAGTTAAAGAGCCTGTTTCAACTATATCTGATAAGTCTGAATTAAATGCTGATCCTTGTGCAAAAGCAGTGATTAAAGCAAGATGGACTATATCAGAAGCTTGCCAGGCAAGAAATGACGGAAAGATCGAAATTGATGAAAACCTGATTCAGGGAGGAGAAGAACCTTATAGAATAGATCTTTATTCCGGAAGTCAGAAAGTTGATCCTTCAGATCTGGATCACTTATATTCAGGTAATTACACGCTCAAGATTACTGACGTTAATGGTTGCCTGGGTAAATGGAACGTTAAGCTGTTAGAAAAAAATTGTCAGCCTACGGGTGTTTCTTTCTCGCCTACTCAAGGAGAGACATGGGCGTTTAATGGGAATGACAGGAATAGTTATTATCTTAGCATATATAACCAAGCCGGACAATTAATATTTAAATCTTCCTTATTGTCAGGAATCTACGAATGGTCTGGTATTAGTAATGCCGGTTCAATGGTAGAAACTGGGTTTTATGTTTATGTCGTTGAATATACCAATGGTAAAAAGGAGAATGGTCAGATAACGGTGATCAGGTAA
- a CDS encoding RNA polymerase sigma factor yields MNKDPEILASIKSGKNSQVLSYLYETTLRKVRHYILTHGGNMDQASDIFQDSVIILFNQVRKGKFDERHAIDAFVYTVAKNLWLNKLRDEKRISNYEDMTVFEVAESGKDSLSDLITKERSAAVSKLFGQLNEKCRELLHYYNHEGLSMKEISEKLGYNNEQVAKASHYRCKQSLINLIKGNKLLENLLRN; encoded by the coding sequence TTGAACAAGGACCCAGAAATATTAGCAAGTATAAAGTCTGGCAAAAACAGTCAGGTGTTATCCTATTTGTATGAAACTACCTTACGGAAAGTAAGGCATTATATTCTTACACATGGAGGAAACATGGATCAGGCAAGTGACATATTTCAGGATTCTGTAATTATCTTGTTTAATCAGGTCAGAAAAGGTAAGTTTGATGAAAGACATGCGATTGATGCATTTGTTTATACCGTCGCAAAAAACCTTTGGCTGAATAAGTTGCGGGATGAGAAACGGATTTCGAATTATGAAGATATGACTGTCTTTGAAGTCGCAGAATCAGGGAAAGATTCTCTCTCTGATCTCATTACAAAAGAGCGATCTGCGGCTGTCAGTAAGTTGTTCGGACAGTTAAATGAAAAATGCAGAGAGCTCCTTCATTATTACAATCATGAAGGGTTGTCTATGAAAGAGATAAGTGAAAAGCTGGGGTATAATAATGAGCAAGTGGCAAAGGCCAGCCATTATCGATGCAAGCAATCACTTATAAATTTGATTAAAGGAAATAAGTTACTGGAAAATCTTCTTAGAAATTGA
- a CDS encoding type IX secretion system membrane protein PorP/SprF: MQTPRLISLLLILLSLLPGQAKSQSAGGSFLTFDQFFQNYAMFNPASEDTSGKFNLRIGNSALYGLFEGVNRRYLDLDFKPGNRKSLSYSKIGALVQTNNDGPFIKRSRYYGRYSRTIAIGREHYISLGLALGAVSLTLNGSQSVGGGTSTAFDGYAGMWYHWRKLKLGASVEQFTQSVLTPIQQNFKLEPVLNLNGIYNFDISPQVSMYNHLYFRKESGNPGSLEYAPVLLMAEVIEAGANFKFKRGIAILLGINAHTLDYGTISFMGSFLIGTRQLSTSADNKFEITARYSF; the protein is encoded by the coding sequence ATGCAAACTCCAAGACTCATTAGTCTGCTTCTGATTTTGCTTTCTTTATTACCCGGACAGGCTAAATCCCAGTCCGCGGGAGGATCTTTTCTGACATTTGATCAGTTCTTTCAAAACTACGCAATGTTTAATCCTGCAAGTGAAGACACTTCTGGAAAGTTTAATCTAAGAATAGGGAATAGTGCACTTTACGGTTTATTTGAGGGAGTTAACAGAAGATATCTTGATCTTGATTTTAAACCAGGAAACAGGAAGTCACTTTCGTACAGTAAAATCGGCGCCCTTGTTCAGACGAATAATGACGGTCCATTCATAAAGAGAAGCAGATACTACGGAAGATATTCGAGAACTATAGCGATTGGAAGAGAACATTATATTTCACTGGGACTTGCACTTGGTGCAGTATCTCTTACACTTAACGGATCTCAGTCTGTTGGAGGAGGTACTTCTACTGCTTTCGATGGATATGCTGGTATGTGGTATCATTGGAGAAAATTAAAACTGGGCGCTTCAGTAGAGCAATTCACTCAATCTGTCTTAACCCCCATACAACAGAACTTTAAGCTGGAACCTGTGCTAAACCTCAATGGTATATACAATTTTGATATCAGCCCACAAGTATCAATGTATAATCACCTCTATTTCCGCAAAGAATCCGGAAACCCCGGATCGTTGGAATATGCCCCTGTATTATTGATGGCAGAAGTAATTGAAGCAGGAGCCAATTTCAAATTCAAACGTGGTATTGCAATCTTACTTGGTATTAATGCTCATACTTTAGACTATGGCACCATTAGTTTTATGGGATCTTTTCTGATAGGCACCAGGCAACTTTCAACTTCAGCTGATAATAAATTTGAAATTACTGCAAGGTATTCCTTTTAA